From Coffea arabica cultivar ET-39 chromosome 9c, Coffea Arabica ET-39 HiFi, whole genome shotgun sequence, one genomic window encodes:
- the LOC113707886 gene encoding non-specific lipid-transfer protein C, cotyledon-specific isoform-like has protein sequence MKSLCFSMILILSLLFAVAHLSNAAAPDCGTVDAKAAACVSFARGKDRKPAAACCTGLQQLAQTVKNVNDKKAICRCLKTGVKSFPGVQDKYMSKIPAACRINVGFPISMNTNCEAIH, from the coding sequence ATGAAGAGCCTTTGCTTCTCAATGATCTTgatcctctctcttctctttgcTGTTGCTCATTTGAGCAATGCAGCAGCCCCAGATTGTGGCACAGTTGACGCGAAGGCTGCAGCTTGTGTGTCATTTGCTCGAGGTAAGGACAGAAAGCCAGCTGCTGCATGCTGCACTGGGCTGCAACAGCTTGCTCAGACTGTCAAGAACGTTAATGATAAGAAGGCTATCTGCAGATGCCTCAAGACAGGTGTCAAGAGCTTCCCTGGTGTTCAGGACAAGTACATGAGCAAAATCCCTGCTGCTTGCCGCATCAATGTTGGCTTCCCTATCTCCATGAACACCAACTGTGAGGC